One Fundulus heteroclitus isolate FHET01 chromosome 8, MU-UCD_Fhet_4.1, whole genome shotgun sequence genomic window, CTCCTCCCATAAATTTGCAGTTTGGTCATCAGTAGATGATTTGCATATGCATGAAGGCACACAGTCAAAAAGGTTTGCGCCGCTGTTTTGCTCAGTTTACACATCGACATTATAGTTCTAAATACAAATGTTTGTCATTTGTCAGAaatgtagcagcaaaccaaaCGACATTTGCCCATGCTAATTAGTTCACTggtgttttaatatacacagaCCTCTTGCAGATCAGGCTCATTGTGTCTTTTAACGCAGACTGTGCAGAGAAAGTGTTTAACAGTTAGCCCATTTTAAAGTTGTTCTTTGGACTTAATGTGTAAGCACAAAACTAGAatatatgataattttaaagaCTTAATAGGTAAAAAAGACAGAGTGGCTCAATATCTTTTACAAAATAATGCTCATTTATGTAAATAATGTGCTACATACACAAATGGGCAGAGTCAATTTAAGCACCTCTACATACAGTACATTACCATGTATTttcttccatttattttctcCATCCTATCAAATATACTAAACCTATGTGCCTTTTTTCAATTGGTATTGAGTCATTGAAAATCTCAAAATGAAGATTTCTTGTTAGTTGCCAAAAGCTGCACCATATCCGAAAGATGGCATGAGCTGCTAGAATTCATGGGCATACAGGTTAAAAAGGCAAGAAGCCATTACTTCAACGTTTGTGTACCGTTTATAAGAAAtctcattttcatttaaaagtaCAAATGCAAATAATCTATTTTTAATCaatcaaaattaaatttcaaatgATGTTGTTTTGAATGTTCAAACCAAATTTATTCATGGTTCAATTTTCTGTCGTGCAgtagaagaaaagtaaaagaaacagaaagtgtgtttgtaaacatttattaaaaaaaaaaaaaaaaaaaaaaaaaaagagaaaaaaattataattttgtaaACCAGTGTCGCTCGGATGAGTTCACCGCTTAGAGTGGAGAAAAAGTGAACAGTGTGTCTTCATGAAAAACTTGTGTAATATCTGACATTTTACACGACTTATTGCTCAACTACTTGGTAAGAACATGAAAGCCAGTCATTACTTCAGGGTTATTTTTGCTTCTCTGCTATTAAAATCCCAGATTTATAAAGACCTCTAAGTACTTTTACACCAGACCGCAGTGCCTAATAATTACCTAAATGTATCTGAACAGCTATTAGCGTAATAGCTTTTAATTTGTAATGTGTAATTTGTCGGGGATTCATGGaacatttaaactgaaaaaaacaagtatttttgtaaagtaaaaaactCATTTGCTGTTATGTTAATCTCGACTGAATTTACCAAACACCTAAGCAATAAACCTGCAGCCCGTTATGTGCGTTAGTCTGCTCCCTCTGTGCTGACGGAGGCCACAGCTGATACATAGTAGGGTCCTTCTCTCAGATACGTCTTCAGACGGATGTAGTTTTGACTGCCCAGTATTTCTGATGCTGTAGATGAGCCGACGAGAGATCCCACCAGTTCAAATTTGGCATCTTTGGCCTCCTTTGTTTGGCCGGTGGAGCGATCCAAAATGAACTCCATGAAACTAGGAGTGCTAATCATCATCTTCTGACCCCAGGGCTGGCTGGCAATGGCctagaaaacacacacatatacaatTATGCTATCAATTAACGATGTTGCTACTATCTGCTCTggtgggaaaacaaaaaaaaagatgtcgATCTTCGGTTTTGAAGGTAATGAGCGGATCAGCAAGAAGTAATAGTGAGAACTTACAGTGAAGATCCTCAAAGCCCCGCAGTGCAGCTCTGGAAAAGGCTGTGTGCTGATGTTGCAAATCATGTCCATGGGGTGGTTAGACAGAAGCTGGAACCAGGACTCCGTCAGGGACAGGAGGTCTTCTGTTTGATGCtctggctgtaaaaaaaaaaaaaggcggaaAGTCATGAAAATATCAATATagttgagtttatttattttgtctgttaATAATATCACAGTAATATATGCACAGTTTGTTCCCATTATTACCTGAAGAGTGAGGAGCTGTGATAAGGCATCCAAGCTTCGAACTCTGAGCTCAGTGGGTCCAGAATTAGCCAGTTGGCTTATCCTCGAAAACACCGCCTTGAAGTTTTCTCCTGATCACAGAAAACGTATTTACTAATAAACAGAAGAGGCTCGTGATGAGGATGAACTTTGTAAATGTCATAAGATGGCTATGGCTCCACGGCTGAACTGAATTACTGACTAAAATGTGATCTCAGATAAAGATGAACCCAGAAACATAACTGTAAAGATCAgggaaaacaaaataagaaatgatttaaaataaacaatgaacAGTAAGTGGTGCTTTTCTTTCCGTTATAGGGCTCTCCTTTTAAAACCAAACACATTTAGAAAAAGATTTACACTAGGGACGCACAGATATGAATATTTGGGCCGATGTCGATATCAATAATGCCGTTATGTGCATAATAATGCCGTTATGTGCGATAACCAATGTTTACCGATGTGTGCGCGCACACATTTACGTTTCTGTGATGGTCaaattttgtaaatttttttacCGACTGAAAATTATATTAACTGGATTTTTGAATGTGAATTATAGTCTAGATTTCCACACTGCTTTTCGGATGTCTTCTTTACACAAAATGACCACACTGCATCtccattttcatttaaaaagaaaaaaaaaactgaatcatGGCTGCCGtgcatcactgtcacatgaCCAACCCCCTCCCCTCATCCTCTGGTAACACAGGCACAAAGGGCAACTAGATGGAAATATACATTGGTTAATGCCGGGCCAGTTTTACTTATAGGAACGATaccgatatgttaaaaaaatgactAACATCGGCCGATACCGACGTTAATGCCAATTTATCGTGCATCCCTAATTAATTCtggtgattttctttattttcaggtCAGTGTAGAGTGATGTGGTTTGGTTTTGTCCTGCTAGTGAGAATAAttgttagaaggagaattttacaAATTTTCTTGGTTCACTCCTGCAAGCCGTTTTGGAATCCATCCCTTCATGCAGTCAAATCATGGATAAGGACAAGAAAAGCAAGAACTGCAGAGATCCCACCTACCGGTCTTCTGCAGAACCTGCTTCCCCTCTACTGTAGAACCGAGTAATCCCAAAGTGTCCAGGGCCACTCCGATCATGACAGGGTCCGGATCCAGGGCCATGTCGAACACCTTGTTTAGGAAGACCGGGTAGGATTCGCAGACCTGCTGGGGGCTGTCCATAATGGCCAGGTTCCCAAAGAACTTCACCAAACCTAAAACAGCAACGTAAACGTGGTTAGAGCCCGAGCACAGTCCTGATCATCATTTCCTGAAAAGTGGAACAAGTTTCAAAATGCACTCATTCAGACGGCAGCAACCGATTTTTCCAGATTCGAAGACATATGTAGCAGAAGAACTACAAAACAAATAACTATTATTTATAGCTAATGCTGAATtgtgaaaaactgtttttagtaCAAGTCTGAAAATGAGTTTTTTAGTGCACTCGCCAGGAAGGTAGAGGGAGGAAAACGGGTCCGTCTCTGCTCCTCTGATCATGTTGGAGATCTTATCCATTATGCCCTGCTGAGCCAAATACTGGCGGCCATGCTGACTGTGAGCCAGAGTGGTCACCATCTCAATCGATGTGGCCCTGGTGGAAgaggtagaaaataaataaatggactATTAGAAAAACACCGGAGCCCAGTCagacatgaaataaacaaatatgaaatatcagattttttttccctgataCAGAACCATCGCTACCTGATTAAGACGTCGTCTCCTGTCAGCTCGCTGAGCAGCTGGGATATGAGCCCGCTGTTGGCACAGTAACCGagagaaatgggagaaaaagatgagatttCAACCACCAGCTGCaagcagaaagaagaaaaagaagaggagcTTCTTGTCATATAAgcttttaaaatagaaaacatttattttgcagcaGCCATGTTATTGCACTTCATAAATTTAATATTTCCATTAAAACAGAACGGAATAATTAAatagacataaacattgttaatCTAGTATTTTCAGACAAAAATGTGCAGGAATTTAAATGACCTCATATATCCTGTATCTGATTATGTCACTTTTGGTCATCACGTCCTTCATGACATCAAGGAGATCACTCTGGAATAACTTGTCTAATCCAGGTTTGGAGTGACTTATTTTAGAAAGGGACTGAATCGCCTAAaagaagaacaaacaaaaaaaaaaaaataggtggtTGCACACAATGTAGGttaaaggaaacaaaactgaatcATTTCTGCGCTTTAAAGTTTTCACCTGTTTGGCCACAGCAATCTTCTCCTCTCCAATGCAAAGGATCACCGCCCGTAAGATGCCGTGGTTGTTGAGGATGTCTGTGACAGCCTCTGGGTGCTCCACCACCCTGCCAATCTGTCAGGGAAATAATAGCCCATGTAATGACGGTTTTACTTACCATTTGCTGTACGTGTGCCCAAACAGCCTACCTGTGTCAAGGCCAGTATCTTCACGGTGTCATTAGGATGGCTCAAACCCTCTTGCAGCTTTTCTCTGTAGTTCTGGACCAGATGCAAAGGGCTGAGGGCTACTAGGATGCGTTCAAGAATGTCCACGCAAAGATCAACCTGCTCCCTGTGGGCAAAGGACATATCAATAAGGCCAAACCCACTAAACCACGGgtcagagccatttttgccctcagtccagctaaataaactcCTATAGTACTGCAAACGTTACCTGACCTTTTGCCATTCTGTTGAGCAAAGTCAAAACAGTAAGTccatgaaaacactgaaaaagtaCTAAAACAGCTCTTTATCTGTTGGTTCTGAACTGATTATCATGATAGTTAACGAATAGCTGCTGCTTCGTGGGGTAAATTAGAGCTAATGATAAGAGACAG contains:
- the psmd5 gene encoding 26S proteasome non-ATPase regulatory subunit 5 translates to MAATIQSLLEEISGVEDPIEELQSLKTALSSIPLSALRDVVSGQRFDVIFALLNSNEGEQVDLCVDILERILVALSPLHLVQNYREKLQEGLSHPNDTVKILALTQIGRVVEHPEAVTDILNNHGILRAVILCIGEEKIAVAKQAIQSLSKISHSKPGLDKLFQSDLLDVMKDVMTKSDIIRYRIYELVVEISSFSPISLGYCANSGLISQLLSELTGDDVLIRATSIEMVTTLAHSQHGRQYLAQQGIMDKISNMIRGAETDPFSSLYLPGLVKFFGNLAIMDSPQQVCESYPVFLNKVFDMALDPDPVMIGVALDTLGLLGSTVEGKQVLQKTGENFKAVFSRISQLANSGPTELRVRSLDALSQLLTLQPEHQTEDLLSLTESWFQLLSNHPMDMICNISTQPFPELHCGALRIFTAIASQPWGQKMMISTPSFMEFILDRSTGQTKEAKDAKFELVGSLVGSSTASEILGSQNYIRLKTYLREGPYYVSAVASVSTEGAD